The following proteins are encoded in a genomic region of Magnolia sinica isolate HGM2019 chromosome 1, MsV1, whole genome shotgun sequence:
- the LOC131244363 gene encoding GDP-L-galactose phosphorylase 1-like → MVSVKQFEDDYHLWKQNTGSELSKCPRLPLSGNLSAIKIPLYRFGSQPAHGSGAYGGWSCSAEEEPSLLDSLLLAQWEDCAWKGLLRYDVTACETKLISGHWKFVAQLNEAWKSKCFTELEENKAPLQKLDPFKFNRMKTRREELLFCVASGEKAKSELITLSAVPNDANLIIINANPVEYGHVFLVPRNFYHQSCTLDARSLEMATRVAVEINNCSFRAFYDCPTSSRASHVYFQGCYFANPLPVELVPAMPVCGDWQKRGMQICEIADYPIKALLFDGNDNLKGLVNLVSEICSYLQDQETPFSLLISGCGTKMFLFPQVRTPATECDHFSAWQCGGHFVFKGRHDFDQVTEASLAKHLSTVSLEDDAFQSVKQLCCSVASNKLVS, encoded by the exons ATGGTTTCAGTCAAGCAGTTTGAAGATGACTATCATTTGTGGAAGCAAAACACTGGCTCTGAGTTGTCCAAATGCCCCCGACTGCCTCTAAGTG GGAACTTGTCAGCCATTAAGATTCCCCTCTACCGGTTTGGTAGCCAACCAGCCCATGGTAGTGGTGCCTATGGAGGGTGGTCATGCTCTGCTGAAGAGGAGCCCAGTTTATTGGATTCTCTTCTTCTTGCTCAG TGGGAAGATTGCGCATGGAAAGGTCTTCTCAGATATGATGTGACGGCTTGTGAAACAAAG CTCATTAGCGGCCATTGGAAGTTTGTTGCTCAATTGAATGAAGCATGGAAATCCAAGTGCTTCACAGAACTTGAGGAGAACAAAGCCCCCCTCCAGAAGCTGGACCCTTTCAAATTCAACCGCATGAAAACCCGCAGGGAGGAGCTACTCTTCTGCGTTGCAAGTGGGGAGAAGGCGAAATCTGAGCTCATTACTTTGTCTGCAGTGCCTAATGATGCCAACTTGATCATTATCAAT GCGAATCCTGTTGAATACGGCCATGTTTTCCTTGTGCCACGCAATTTCTATCATCAGTCATGCACTCTGGATGCAAGATCATTAGAAATGGCCACACGGGTTGCTGTTGAAATAAATAATTGCTCATTCCGTGCCTTCTATGACTGTCCCACATCTTCAAGAGCAAGTCATGTATATTTTCAG GGGTGCTACTTTGCGAACCCTTTACCTGTGGAGCTCGTGCCGGCCATGCCTGTATGTGGGGATTGGCAGAAAAGAGGGATGCAGATCTGCGAGATTGCAGATTACCCTATCAAGGCTCTGTTGTTCGATGGCAATGACAACTTGAAAGGTTTGGTCAATTTAGTTTCGGAGATATGTTCCTACTTGCAAGACCAGGAGACTCCCTTCAGTCTTCTGATATCTGGTTGCGGCACTAAGATGTTCTTGTTTCCTCAG GTGCGCACACCAGCAACTGAGTGCGACCATTTTTCTGCTTGGCAATGTGGTGGTCACTTTGTTTTCAAGGGGAGGCATGACTTTGACCAGGTTACTGAGGCTTCTCTGGCCAAGCATCTATCCACCGTCTCCCTTGAAGATGATGCCTTCCAATCGGTTAAGCAGCTCTGCTGCAGTGTTGCAAGCAATAAGCTTGTTTCTTGA